Proteins encoded by one window of Rutidosis leptorrhynchoides isolate AG116_Rl617_1_P2 chromosome 7, CSIRO_AGI_Rlap_v1, whole genome shotgun sequence:
- the LOC139860056 gene encoding uncharacterized protein — MAMNETTTSYSSLPLPRTLSSPHRSPSPSSPPPSSSPRKSNYVHHTLITRHGARDFCRITREVLACLAHQSDQGGVTSDTGLKVHSLLTTWCKVMSDIRKLVCGYCVSGTDSGRKANGLVDNGRFKDDNRSGADPTGPITFGYFLVNSASFCLSDSCYLILIFLGHEGDIIWYPEFRVSAKKMYRGGSYRTSTRRNADRGSEVDPRDAEIDRLNRRIAELEFNQRGGYEDYDSERTNDQWEDINPFADRYRSDRRAYQQDPLRSIGMKVEILEFTGAVHPDEFLDWLSTVERVFDIKDIPEHLKVKLVAIKLKQHASLWWDHVKKQRVIERKSKVETWSKMKKLLKRKFLCENHRQQAFLDYHNLKQGSLTVEKTIHEFDRLRMRCDISEEEEQIIARFLGVLNPEIADVVSLQPYYTYDDVCRLALKVEKQQSKGKGKVVFNRVTPATKPSPTLPEKSKTEQPSKSSTPGNNGRTPRCFKCQGLGHYWRDCPNQRTVTLQDDFSSPIYDTDDEQEDDTVYQQDESEVLYPDKGEALVIRRALKTAPDLTNDHSWLRNNIFRTKVTFHGKICNLIIDGGSCENVVSTEMVTKLGLKSEEHPEPYKLTWLKKGSHVTVNKRCLVKFSIGKRYTDEIWCEVIPMDACHILLGRPWQFDRKTKHDGYRNTYSFTKDGVHITLAPLDVRSVKEDDSSFFLNKSEVLTAVRNCTHSPLIFALLVEEENEKSTHIPTEVKPLLEEFADVLPFEIPPGLPLMREIQHHIDFIPGATIPNKPAYQMNTTEYAELERQVTELLNKGLIRESMSPCAVPALLVPKPGGKFRMCIDSRAVNKITVKYRFPIPRFDDLLDQLSGATVFSKIDLRSGYHQIRMRSGDEWKTAFKTRDGLYEWMVMPFGLSNAPSTFMRLMNQVFLNFIGKFVVVYFDDILVYSLSTDQHLAHLHQVFTVLREQQLYANGAKCHFLTSEVTFLGYIIVNHGIRMDPAKIEAILNWPLPTNLHEVRSFHGLASFYRRFIRNFSSVVAPVTECMKGGSFSWTPSATQAFNDLKAKVTQAPVLALPNFTDVFQVECDASGVGIGGVLSQNKRPVAFFSEKLNDVRRRYSTYDREFYAIVRCLETWRHYLLPAEFVLFSDHESLKYIHGQHKLSPRHARWVEVLQSYSFVIKHKAGKHNQVADALSRRHLLLSTLHVKIMGFDTWKSLYSDDTDFKDIWLKCHVTPFGSYSLQEGFLFRGSRLCVPNSSLRDSIILESHAGGMAGHFGMNKTLSLVNSRFYWPRMVHDVNKVMSRCRTCHIAKTHVSNTGLYTPLPVPNAPWQDVSLDFVLGLPRTARHKDSVIVVVDRFSKMAHFLPCAKTFDASQVARLYFAEIVRLHGYQ; from the exons CTTGTATGTGGTTATTGTGTAAGTGGTACAG ACTCGGGAAGGAAGGCTAATGGGCTTGTGGATAATGGCAGATTCAAGGATGACAACAGAAGTGGCGCTGACCCAACAGGCCCGATAACATTTGGATACTTTTTGGTTAATT CTGCGAGCTTTTGTTTATCTGATTCGTGTTATTTAATCTTGATCTTTCTTGGCCACGAAGGGGACATCATTTGGTATCCAGAGTTCAGGGTCTCGGCCAAAAAGATGTATCGTGGAGGATCCTATCGCACATCAACTCGCAGAAACGCCGACCGAGGCAGTGAGGTTGATCCTAGGGATGCTGAGATTGACCGGTTGAATAGACGAATTGCCGAATTGGAATTCAATCAGCGTGGAGGCTATGAGGATTACGATTCGGAAAGAACTAATGATCAGTGGGAGGATATAAACCCTTTTGCTGATCGTTACAGGAGTGACCGAAGGGCTTACCAACAGGACCCACTAAGAAGTATTGGGATGAAAGTAGAGATCCTCGAGTTCACAGGTGCGGTACATCCAGATGAATTTCTGGATTGGCTAAGTACAGTTGAAAGGGTATTCGACATCAAAGACATACCGGAACATTTGAAGGTTAAGCTCGTAGCCATCAAACTCAAGCAACACGCGTCCTTATGGTGGGATCACGTAAAGAAACAAAGAGTTATCGAGCGTAAATCAAAGGTAGAAACTTGGAGCAAGATGAAAAAACTTTTAAAACGGAAGTTTTTATGCGAGAATCACCGTCAACAAGCTTTTCttgattatcataatttaaaacaaGGTAGCCTCACTGTCGAAAAAACGATTCATGAGTTCGACAGGCTGCGTATGAGGTGCGATATTTCTGAAGAAGAGGAGCAGATTATCGCGAGGTTTTTGGGTGTACTCAATCCTGAGATCGCGGATGTAGTAAGTCTTCAACCTTACTACACCTATGATGATGTTTGTCGGCTTGCGTTAAAGGTAGAAAAGCAACAAAGTAAAGGTAAAGGAAAGGTGGTGTTTAATCGTGTGACTCCTGCTACAAAACCTTCACCTACACTGCCCGAAAAAAGTAAAACCGAGCAGCCCTCTAAATCATCTACACCAGGGAATAATGGGCGTACACCTAGATGTTTTAAATGCCAAGGGTTAGGGCACTACTGGAGAGACTGCCCAAACCAACGAACCGTGACGCTACAGGATGATTTCTCTTCACCAATTTATGACACAGACGATGAGCAAGAGGACGACACGGTTTACCAACAGGATGAATCTGAAGTATTATATCCGGATAAAGGAGAGGCATTGGTCATTCGACGAGCTCTCAAAACAGCACCTGATCTGACCAATGATCATTCATGGCTTCGCAATAATATTTTTCGTACTAAGGTAACCTTCCATGGGAAAATATGTAACCTAATTATTGATGGAGGTAGCTGTGAAAATGTTGTTTCCACTGAAATGGTCACGAAATTGGGGTTGAAATCTGAAGAGCACCCGGAACCTTACAAGTTGACGTGGTTAAAGAAAGGGAGTCATGTCACTGTTAATAAACGATGTCTTGTAAAATTTTCAATCGGGAAGAGGTATACTGATGAAATTTGGTGTGAAGTTATCCCGATGGACGCATGTCACATTCTATTGGGACGTCCATGGCAATTCGATAGGAAAACCAAACATGACGGGTATCGCAATACGTATTCTTTTACTAAAGACGGAGTACACATCACGTTAGCACCACTCGACGTTAGGTCTGTAAAAGAGGATGACTCGtcattttttcttaacaaaagtgAAGTGCTTACAGCGGTGCGAAACTGCACTCACAGCCCGCTGATATTCGCATTGCTTGTGGAGGAAGAGAACGAAAAAAGTACTCATATTCCCACTGAAGTTAAGCCATTGTTGGAAGAATTCGCAGATGTGCTTCCTTTTGAAATACCTCCTGGACTTCCCTTAATGCGTGAGATACAACACCACATAGATTTTATACCAGGTGCTACTATTCCGAATAAACCTGCATATCAGATGAACACCACGGAATACGCTGAACTTGAAAGACAAGTCACCGAGTTGTTGAATAAAGGCCTCATCCGCGAAAGTATGAGTCCATGTGCTGTTCCAGCTTTGCTAGTGCCGAAACCAGGAGGCAAATTCAGAATGTGCATCGATAGCCGTGCAGTGAACAAAATAACAGTCAAGTATCGGTTTCCAATTCCTCGCTTTGATGACCTACTTGACCAACTAAGTGGTGCGACTGTATTCTCTAAGATTGACTTGCGGAGCGGATATCATCAAATTCGTATGAGGTCGGGGGATGAGTGGAAAACAGCATTCAAAACACGTGATGGGCTTTACGAATGGATGGTCATGCCTTTCGGACTCTCGAACGCACCTAGCACGTTTATGCGTTTAATGAATCAGGTATTCCTCAATTTCATTGGCAAGTTTGTGGTTGTTTATTTTGACGATATACTTGTATATAGCTTGTCCACTGACCAACACTTGGCTCATCTTCATCAAGTATTTACTGTTTTAAGGGAGCAACAGCTTTATGCAAATGGTGCTAAATGTCATTTTCTTACATCAGAGGTCACCTTTTTGGGGTATATCATTGTAAATCATGGAATTCGAATGGACCCTGCGAAAATAGAGGCTATTCTTAATTGGCCTTTACCCACGAACCTTCACGAGGTTCGAAGTTTCCATGGCCTCGCCTCCTTCTACCGTCGTTTTATACGGAATTTTAGTAGCGTTGTAGCACCTGTTACAGAGTGCATGAAGGGAGGTTCTTTTTCATGGACACCATCCGCCACTCAAGCGTTTAATGATTTGAAGGCAAAGGTAACACAAGCACCTGTACTCGCTTTACCAAATTTTACTGACGTTTTTCAAGTTGAATGTGATGCTTCAGGTGTAGGTATTGGTGGCGTGTTGAGTCAAAATAAACGGCCGGTAGCATTTTTTAGTGAAAAGTTGAACGATGTTCGTCGGCGCTACTCTACTTATGATCGCGAATTCTATGCTATTGTGAGGTGTCTTGAAACGTGGCGACATTATCTTCTGCCTGCAGAATTCGTATTGTTTTCTGATCACGAATCATTGAAGTACATACATGGACAACATAAGTTGAGCCCGAGACATGCTCGTTGGGTGGAGGTACTACAGTCGTATTCGTTTGTTATTAAACATAAAGCAGGCAAGCATAATCAGGTTGCGGATGCATTAAGCCGCCGCCACTTACTACTCTCCACTCTCCATGTTAAGATTATGGGATTTGACACGTGGAAGTCCTTGTATTCTGATGACACCGATTTCAAAGATATTTGGCTCAAGTGTCACGTTACTCCATTTGGTTCATATTCGCTGCAAGAGGGTTTTCTTTTTCGGGGTTCCAGATTGTGTGTTCCTAACAGTTCCCTCCGAGATTCGATAATTTTAGAAAGTCACGCTGGTGGAATGGCAGGTCATTTTGGGATGAATAAGACTTTATCATTGGTCAACAGTAGGTTCTATTGGCCTCGTATGGTACATGATGTAAACAAAGTTATGTCTCGCTGTCGTACGTGCCATATAGCTAAGACACATGTGAGCAATACAGGCCTGTATACTCCGTTGCCAGTACCAAATGCGCCTTGGCAGGATGTTAGTCTAGACTTTGTACTCGGGTTACCTCGTACTGCTCGACACAAAGACTCGGTAATAGTGGTCGTTGATAGATTTTCAAAAATGGCACACTTTTTGCCTTGTGCAAAGACATTTGATGCTAGTCAGGTTGCTCGGTTATATTTTGCCGAAATTGTTCGCCTACATGGGTACCAATGA